CAGCTTCCCCTCACTCATTCCAGAAAGCCTCTTGCTCAAGGAAAAAGAACACGTCGAAGGCTTCAGCCCCGAAGTCGCCTGGGTCACCCATTCAGGAGAAACAAAACTCGCAGAGCGCCTCGCAGTCAGGCCAACCAGCGAAACGATTATGTACGACGCCTTCAGAAAATGGATACGCTCCCACCGAGACCTCCCGCTCAAAATCAACCAATGGTGCAACATCATCCGCTGGGAATTCAAGCACCCCGTTCCGTTCTTGCGCGGCAGAGAATTCCTCTGGCAAGAAGGGCACACCGCCTTCGCCACCAAACAAGAAGCAGAAGAGGAAGTCATGGACATCCTCAACCTCTACCAGCGCGCGTATGAAGAACTCCTCGCCGTTCCTGTTGTTCCCGGCAAGAAAACCCCCAGCGAAAAATTTGCCGGCGCAGAGTACACGCTCAGTATCGAAGCCGTCTTCCCTAACGGGAAAGGCGTCCAAGCAGCAACGACGCACCTGCTCGGCCAAAACTTCGCCAAGGCATTCGACATCGTATTCCTCGATAAACAGCAAAAAAAACAGCACCCGTGGCAAAACAGTTGGGGGTTTAGCACGAGAAGCTTGGGCATCATGCTCGCAACCCACGGAGACGATAAAGGAATCATCCTGCCACCCAAGGTCGCGCCCCTCCACGCCGTCATCATCCCCATCATCACGGACGAAACAAAAAAGGACGTGCTCGGTGCGGCACGCGAACTCGCCAAAGGGCTTGCTCAACTCTTCCGCGTCAAGCTTGACGACCGCGACGCGTACACCCCCGGGTGGAAGTACAACTACTGGGAGCTCAAGGGCGTCCCCGTCAGAATCGAAATTGGGCCCCGGGACGTGGCCGCTCAAAGCGTCGTTCTTGCAAGGAGGGATACAGGAGCAAAAACGTCAGTCCCACTTCGCACCCTTCAAAAAGAGCTGCAACAAACGCTGCAAGACATCCAGGACAACCTGCTTGCTTCAGCAAAAAACCTTCTTGCCTCCAAGACCGTGCAAGCCAAAACCGTCGCAGACATAAAACGAGCTGTCGAGAACGGATGCGTCGCGGAAGGCCTCTGGGATGGCACAGCAGAGAGCGAACAAGCCATTAAGGAGGAGACCGGCGCGAAAATCCTCAACATCCCCTTCGAAAACCAACGCGTCAGCGGCAACTCAGTCACGGGCACAAAAGCAAAACACCGCGTCCTGTTCGGTAAGAGCTACTAAGCCACCTCCTGCCCAGTCCCCACCCCCTCGCTTACGTGAAATAACAAAAAAAAGGACTCCCTGTACGATCGTTGTTTCTTCTTCCCCAGCAACCGCCTCAGCAAGCTGGCGCCCCGACGTATTCCTTGAAAGGACGAGAGAAAAAAAAAGGAAGAAGACAAAGAAAGGTTGGCAACCCCGAAGGGTTGCCACCTCACCTCTCTCCCCGAGGGGAGTTTTTGTGAGCCAAAAAAAAGAGTTGTTGGTTTCGTTGATGCAAAGCAGCCTACCAGTCGTCAGAAGCAAGGGCTCCAAGATCGCTCTCAACGTCAGCAACGTCCTGGTCGTTGAAGACTTCCTCTTGCACCTCTTGAACAGCTGCAACACCCTGTTCAACTTCCGTTTCGGGAGTGGGAGGCGCCTCCTTGACCGGTGCTTGCACCCCTGGCGCTACAGGAGGTGTTTGCTCCGGCGCTTTTTTAGAGCACCCGGAAAGCACAAGCAACACTATCAAGGCGCACATGGTCACTGCTAGGACGATTCTTTTCTTCATTGGCTCACCTCGCTATCCTTATCATCTCCTGATCCTTTTCCAGACGAGTCTTTCTCGTCGTCGACATTCTGGCCGTCTTCGACCTCGTCAAGGCCGTCGTCGGATGCGTTGCTTCCTGAGCCGCTCGAGTCATCCTCAGCTACGACGTCGCTTGCGTCTTCATCATCGTCTTTGCCAGCGTCGTCGCCGGTTTCCTCGCTGGTGCTGTTGTCATCGCCACGCTCGTCTTCAACGCTATCCTCGACTTCAACCTCTGCCTTATCTTCAAGCTCGTCTTCAACGCTATCCTCAACTTCAACCTCTACCTCCTCTTCAAGCTCGTCTTCGAGAGGCTCCTCTTCAACGTCGAGATCGTCGTCGCTCTCCACCCCGCCTTCATCGGGGAAAGCAGGGACGACAACTTC
The window above is part of the Candidatus Woesearchaeota archaeon genome. Proteins encoded here:
- a CDS encoding proline--tRNA ligase, which translates into the protein MRKENLLGITVKKKDDLSEWYTQAIQKAELIEYTKVSGCIVMRPWSYKIWELLQGFFNAEFSRRGVENTSFPSLIPESLLLKEKEHVEGFSPEVAWVTHSGETKLAERLAVRPTSETIMYDAFRKWIRSHRDLPLKINQWCNIIRWEFKHPVPFLRGREFLWQEGHTAFATKQEAEEEVMDILNLYQRAYEELLAVPVVPGKKTPSEKFAGAEYTLSIEAVFPNGKGVQAATTHLLGQNFAKAFDIVFLDKQQKKQHPWQNSWGFSTRSLGIMLATHGDDKGIILPPKVAPLHAVIIPIITDETKKDVLGAARELAKGLAQLFRVKLDDRDAYTPGWKYNYWELKGVPVRIEIGPRDVAAQSVVLARRDTGAKTSVPLRTLQKELQQTLQDIQDNLLASAKNLLASKTVQAKTVADIKRAVENGCVAEGLWDGTAESEQAIKEETGAKILNIPFENQRVSGNSVTGTKAKHRVLFGKSY